One window of the Candidatus Krumholzibacteriia bacterium genome contains the following:
- the rplP gene encoding 50S ribosomal protein L16 → MLAPKRTKHRKMMKGRRHGLAYRGSSLAFGEFGLQTLDPAWIDTRQIEAARIAITRHIKRGGKLWIRIFPDKPLSKKPAETRMGKGKGNPEFWVAVVKPGRILFELEGVTPEIARQAFRLAGSKLPVRTKFLQAEGRHAA, encoded by the coding sequence ATGCTGGCGCCTAAGCGCACCAAGCACCGCAAGATGATGAAGGGCCGGCGGCACGGCCTGGCGTACCGCGGCTCCAGCCTCGCCTTCGGCGAGTTCGGCTTGCAGACCCTCGACCCCGCCTGGATCGACACCCGGCAGATCGAGGCCGCCCGCATCGCCATCACCCGGCACATCAAGCGCGGCGGCAAGCTGTGGATCCGCATCTTCCCGGACAAGCCGCTGTCGAAGAAGCCCGCCGAGACCCGCATGGGCAAGGGCAAGGGCAACCCGGAGTTCTGGGTCGCGGTGGTGAAGCCCGGGCGCATCCTCTTCGAGCTCGAAGGGGTGACGCCGGAGATCGCCCGCCAGGCCTTCCGCCTGGCCGGGAGCAAGCTGCCGGTGCGCACCAAGTTCCTCCAGGCCGAGGGGAGGCACGCGGCGTGA
- a CDS encoding adenylate kinase: MRIVLLGAPGSGKGTQAALLKEMYGIPHISTGDILRQEVAEGTELGRKAESYMADGALVPDALILEMMEARLLQPDTRRGWLLDGFPRTVEQAEGLATLTARIGQKVDAGVILHVDPEVVVRRLSGRRVCDSCQGVTSVREVQGGACPLCGGKLSLRPDDEPEVVRRRIIVFDKQTRPVFEFFRRRYDVIDVDASRTIDEVTEALRRALDRYDHP, encoded by the coding sequence GTGCGCATCGTGCTCCTCGGAGCACCAGGTTCGGGGAAGGGCACGCAGGCGGCGTTGCTCAAGGAGATGTACGGGATCCCGCACATCTCGACGGGCGACATCCTGCGGCAGGAAGTGGCGGAGGGAACGGAGCTGGGGCGGAAGGCCGAGAGTTACATGGCGGATGGCGCGCTGGTGCCGGACGCGCTCATCCTGGAGATGATGGAAGCGCGGTTGCTCCAGCCCGACACCCGGCGCGGCTGGCTCCTGGACGGTTTCCCCCGCACGGTGGAGCAGGCGGAGGGGCTGGCGACGCTCACGGCCCGCATCGGCCAGAAGGTGGACGCCGGGGTGATCTTGCACGTGGACCCGGAGGTCGTGGTGCGGCGGCTCTCCGGGCGGCGGGTGTGCGACTCCTGCCAGGGCGTGACCAGCGTGCGCGAGGTGCAGGGAGGCGCCTGCCCGCTCTGCGGCGGCAAGCTGTCGCTGCGGCCGGACGACGAGCCCGAGGTGGTGCGCCGGCGCATCATCGTGTTCGACAAGCAGACGCGGCCGGTGTTCGAGTTCTTTCGCCGGCGCTACGACGTGATCGATGTGGACGCCTCGCGAACCATCGACGAAGTGACGGAGGCCCTGCGGCGTGCACTGGACCGATACGATCATCCTTAA
- the rpsH gene encoding 30S ribosomal protein S8 has protein sequence MSMTDPIADMLTRIRNAGRAKHRRVDVPASKMKASIAKILEEEGYIQGTRLLKDGPQGTLRIFLKYNDMRGESAIHGLQRLSMPGRRVYVSRETMPRVLGGYGVCIVSTSQGLMTGITARQKGIGGELVCQVW, from the coding sequence ATGTCCATGACCGATCCGATCGCCGACATGCTGACGCGTATCCGCAACGCTGGGCGCGCCAAACACCGGCGAGTGGATGTGCCGGCATCGAAGATGAAGGCCTCGATCGCCAAGATCCTGGAGGAAGAGGGCTACATCCAGGGCACCCGCCTGCTCAAGGACGGGCCCCAGGGGACGCTCCGCATCTTCCTCAAGTACAACGACATGCGGGGTGAGAGCGCGATCCACGGCCTGCAGCGGTTGAGCATGCCGGGGCGGCGGGTGTACGTCTCGCGCGAGACCATGCCCCGCGTCCTCGGCGGCTACGGTGTTTGCATCGTCAGCACCTCGCAGGGCCTGATGACCGGGATCACGGCGCGCCAAAAGGGCATCGGCGGCGAGCTCGTGTGCCAGGTCTGGTAG
- the rplE gene encoding 50S ribosomal protein L5 produces MRQFYKDSVVPAMMQRFSYGNRMQVPRLEKIVVNMGVGEALSNSKVLDAAVEDMRKITGQQPQVTRARKSISNFKLREGVPIGCRVTLRGARMYEFFDRFVNVALPRIRDFRGVASKSFDGRGNYTLGLKEQINFPEIDYDKIMQLQGMDITFVTNARSDEESKELLSLMNMPFRK; encoded by the coding sequence CTGCGCCAGTTCTACAAGGACAGCGTGGTGCCGGCGATGATGCAGCGCTTCAGCTACGGCAACCGCATGCAGGTGCCGCGGCTGGAGAAGATCGTGGTGAACATGGGCGTCGGCGAGGCGCTGAGCAACTCCAAGGTGCTCGACGCCGCGGTGGAGGACATGCGCAAGATCACCGGCCAGCAGCCACAAGTGACCCGGGCGCGGAAGTCGATTTCGAACTTCAAGCTCCGCGAGGGCGTGCCCATCGGTTGCCGGGTCACCTTGCGGGGGGCGCGCATGTACGAGTTCTTCGACCGCTTCGTCAACGTGGCGCTGCCGCGTATCCGCGACTTCCGCGGCGTGGCCAGCAAGAGCTTCGACGGGCGGGGCAACTACACCCTCGGGTTGAAGGAGCAGATCAACTTCCCCGAGATCGATTACGACAAGATCATGCAGCTCCAGGGGATGGACATCACCTTCGTCACCAACGCCCGGAGCGACGAGGAGTCGAAGGAGCTGCTCAGCCTGATGAACATGCCGTTCCGCAAGTAG
- a CDS encoding type Z 30S ribosomal protein S14, with protein sequence MAKKALIAKSQRKPRFKVRGYNRCRRCGRPRGYLRDFGMCRICFRELALRGEIPGVIKASW encoded by the coding sequence GTGGCGAAGAAAGCACTGATCGCCAAGTCTCAGAGGAAGCCGCGGTTCAAGGTGCGGGGGTACAACCGCTGCCGGCGCTGCGGTCGCCCGCGCGGGTACCTCCGGGACTTCGGGATGTGCCGCATCTGTTTCCGGGAGCTCGCCTTGCGCGGCGAGATTCCCGGCGTGATCAAGGCGAGCTGGTAG
- the rpsQ gene encoding 30S ribosomal protein S17, whose amino-acid sequence MNTRGRLRTRVGEVVSNKAQKTATVRVERMVKHATYGRTVRRSITLHVHDPENQCQMGDLVRVAETRPLSKTKRWRLMEILRRGGEKHALPALEEGA is encoded by the coding sequence ATGAACACACGGGGCCGCTTGCGCACTCGCGTCGGCGAGGTCGTGAGCAACAAGGCGCAGAAGACCGCCACGGTGCGGGTGGAACGCATGGTGAAGCATGCCACCTACGGGCGCACCGTACGCCGGAGCATCACGCTGCACGTACACGATCCGGAGAACCAGTGCCAGATGGGGGATCTGGTGCGGGTCGCCGAGACGCGGCCCTTGTCCAAGACCAAGCGCTGGCGCCTGATGGAGATCCTGCGCCGCGGTGGCGAGAAGCATGCCCTGCCCGCGCTGGAGGAAGGGGCATGA
- the rpsS gene encoding 30S ribosomal protein S19, with protein sequence MARSLKKGPFADEHLVRRIQLLNESSEKRVLKTWSRRSTILPEFVGHTLAVHTGNRFIPVYITENMVGHKVGEFAPTRTFRAHTSKTRAQMAGGKK encoded by the coding sequence ATGGCACGTTCGCTGAAGAAAGGGCCCTTCGCCGACGAGCATCTCGTGCGGCGGATCCAGCTGTTGAACGAGAGCAGCGAGAAGCGCGTGCTCAAGACCTGGTCGCGCCGCTCCACGATCCTTCCCGAGTTCGTGGGTCATACGCTGGCGGTGCACACGGGCAACCGTTTCATCCCGGTGTACATCACCGAGAACATGGTGGGGCACAAAGTCGGCGAGTTCGCGCCGACCCGCACCTTCCGGGCGCACACGAGCAAGACGCGGGCCCAGATGGCCGGCGGCAAGAAGTAA
- the rplR gene encoding 50S ribosomal protein L18, with amino-acid sequence MSQPKVEGRKRRHERVRRRVRGTAARARLVVFRSELHIYAQIVDDAQGRTVASASSLKLGEVARAEGESKSLAQARAVGQLLAQRAKEKGVQAVIFDRAGYRYHGRVAALAEGARKGGLQF; translated from the coding sequence ATGAGCCAGCCCAAAGTGGAAGGACGGAAGCGGCGGCACGAACGGGTGCGCCGCCGCGTGCGTGGCACGGCAGCCCGCGCCCGTCTCGTGGTCTTCCGCAGCGAGCTCCACATCTACGCCCAGATCGTGGACGACGCGCAGGGGCGCACGGTGGCGTCGGCGTCGAGCCTGAAGCTCGGCGAGGTCGCCCGCGCCGAGGGCGAGAGCAAGAGCCTGGCGCAGGCGCGCGCCGTGGGCCAGCTGCTGGCGCAGCGCGCCAAGGAAAAGGGTGTCCAGGCGGTCATCTTCGACCGCGCCGGTTACCGCTATCACGGCCGCGTCGCGGCCCTGGCCGAGGGCGCCCGCAAGGGCGGCCTGCAGTTCTAG
- the map gene encoding type I methionyl aminopeptidase has translation MRKAGAIVAAAHDLAARLVRSGVSTQELDLAIEDHILSLGGSPSFKGYLDYPASSCISVNEEVVHGIPGPRQLQEGDIVGVDIGAIWQGYHGDAARTFAVGQVSEEARRLMQVTRQALLLGIEQARVGNRLSDISHAIQTHAETAGYSVVRSLVGHGIGQQLHEKPQVPNYGPPGRGPRLRAGMVLALEPMLNVGAPEVYTKTDRWTIVTLDGQLSAHYEQTVAITDDGPLVLTGPLHTGLDGESFA, from the coding sequence ATGCGCAAGGCCGGCGCCATCGTGGCGGCGGCGCACGACCTGGCCGCACGTCTGGTGCGGAGCGGGGTGAGCACGCAGGAGCTGGACCTGGCCATCGAGGACCACATCTTGAGCCTGGGCGGGAGCCCTTCGTTCAAGGGGTACCTGGATTACCCGGCGTCGAGCTGCATCTCGGTGAACGAGGAAGTCGTGCACGGCATCCCGGGGCCGCGGCAGCTGCAGGAGGGCGACATCGTCGGCGTCGACATCGGCGCCATCTGGCAGGGCTATCATGGCGACGCGGCGCGCACCTTCGCCGTGGGCCAAGTGAGCGAGGAAGCGCGGCGCCTCATGCAAGTGACGCGGCAGGCGCTCTTGCTCGGGATCGAACAGGCGCGGGTCGGCAACCGGTTGTCCGATATCTCGCACGCCATCCAGACCCATGCCGAGACCGCGGGCTACTCGGTGGTGCGCAGTCTGGTGGGGCACGGCATCGGGCAGCAGCTGCACGAGAAGCCCCAGGTGCCGAACTACGGGCCGCCGGGACGGGGCCCTCGCCTGCGGGCGGGGATGGTGCTGGCGCTCGAGCCGATGCTGAACGTGGGGGCGCCGGAGGTCTACACCAAGACCGATCGGTGGACGATCGTGACCCTGGACGGCCAGCTGTCGGCGCACTACGAGCAGACGGTGGCGATCACCGACGACGGGCCGCTGGTGCTGACAGGCCCGCTGCACACTGGGTTGGATGGAGAGTCGTTTGCCTAA
- the rplN gene encoding 50S ribosomal protein L14 translates to MIQQETMVIVADNSGAKKAQCFRVLGGTKRRYAYLGDVVVCAVKQAIPGGAVKKGQVVKAVVVRTTKEQRRKDGTYVRFDENAVVLINDKLEPIGTRIFGPVARELREKRFMKIVSLAPEVV, encoded by the coding sequence ATGATCCAGCAGGAGACGATGGTGATCGTCGCCGACAACTCGGGGGCGAAAAAGGCGCAATGCTTTCGGGTCCTCGGGGGCACGAAGCGCCGCTACGCCTACCTGGGCGACGTCGTCGTCTGCGCGGTGAAGCAAGCCATCCCGGGGGGCGCGGTCAAGAAGGGGCAAGTGGTCAAGGCGGTGGTGGTGCGTACGACGAAGGAGCAACGGCGCAAGGACGGCACCTACGTGCGCTTCGACGAGAACGCCGTCGTCCTCATCAACGACAAGCTGGAGCCGATCGGGACCCGCATCTTCGGGCCCGTGGCCCGCGAGCTGCGCGAGAAGCGCTTCATGAAGATCGTCTCCCTCGCGCCCGAGGTGGTGTGA
- the rplD gene encoding 50S ribosomal protein L4, giving the protein MTTAQGYSAAGEETEKVPLPEALFAAEVHTHVLYEAVKSYLGNQRQGTHKTKNRHEVSGQKSKLYRQKGTGRARAGSATSGTRVGGGRIFGPRPRDYRTQPPARVRRMALCSALSDRAAGAQVRVVDDLKLEAPSTKSVAKLLAGMGLAAQRVLLVSSRDDSNLFLSCRNVQRLQLQRAQELNAYTVLRAETLVIEKSALQTLEEVFGR; this is encoded by the coding sequence ATGACCACGGCACAAGGGTATTCCGCTGCCGGGGAGGAAACGGAAAAGGTGCCCTTGCCGGAGGCGCTCTTCGCCGCCGAAGTGCACACCCACGTCCTCTACGAAGCGGTGAAGTCCTACCTGGGCAACCAGAGGCAAGGGACGCACAAGACCAAGAACCGCCACGAGGTCTCGGGGCAGAAGTCGAAGCTCTACCGCCAGAAGGGCACCGGCCGGGCCCGCGCCGGCTCGGCCACCTCGGGGACCCGCGTGGGCGGCGGCCGCATCTTCGGCCCGCGCCCGCGGGACTACCGCACGCAACCGCCGGCCAGGGTGCGGCGGATGGCGTTGTGCTCGGCGCTCTCGGATCGCGCCGCCGGCGCCCAGGTGCGCGTGGTGGACGATCTCAAGCTGGAGGCGCCGAGCACGAAGAGCGTGGCCAAGCTGCTCGCCGGCATGGGCCTCGCGGCCCAGCGGGTGCTGCTGGTGAGCTCCCGGGACGACAGCAACCTTTTCCTCTCCTGCCGCAACGTGCAGCGGTTGCAGCTGCAGCGGGCACAAGAGCTGAACGCCTACACGGTGCTGCGGGCCGAGACGCTGGTCATCGAGAAGTCGGCGCTGCAGACGCTGGAGGAGGTGTTCGGCCGATGA
- the secY gene encoding preprotein translocase subunit SecY: MLRKFGDMFEIAELRQRIIFTVLLLIVYRIGSHITTPGVDITVLKDFFARGGGGVLGLYDYFVGGNLSNATIFALGIMPNISASIILQLLQPVIPYLERLSKEGEEGRRKINQYTRYLTVGLALFQAVGIGLFLEQLGVVAHPGFGFRLLTMITMTAGTIFVMWLGEQITERGIGNGISLIIFIGIIARFPAEIINTVRSVFVAQTLNIFVGAFLLAMMVAVTALTILITQGQRRIPVQYARRIVGRKMFGGRQTHLPLRINTAGVIPIVFAQSIIVLPGSMAEFMRNNQFAQDLAFVLRPGHWVYLTLYVVTILFFTYFYTAIVFNPMDIAENMRKNGGFIPGIRAGKSTAEFIDRVLSRITLPGAVFLAFIAVLPDMLIRRAGVPFYFGGTGLLIVVGVALDTLQQIESHLLMRHYDGFLKKGRLRGRSGF; encoded by the coding sequence ATGCTCCGGAAATTTGGCGACATGTTCGAGATCGCGGAGCTGCGGCAGCGGATCATCTTCACGGTCCTGCTGCTCATCGTCTACCGCATCGGGAGCCACATCACCACTCCCGGCGTGGACATCACCGTGCTCAAGGACTTCTTCGCCCGGGGCGGCGGTGGTGTCCTCGGTCTCTACGACTACTTCGTCGGCGGCAACCTGAGCAACGCCACCATCTTCGCCCTCGGCATCATGCCGAATATCAGTGCCTCGATCATCCTGCAGTTACTGCAGCCGGTGATCCCCTACCTGGAGCGGCTGTCCAAGGAGGGCGAGGAGGGCCGGCGCAAGATCAACCAGTACACTCGTTACCTGACCGTCGGGTTGGCGCTGTTCCAGGCCGTGGGCATCGGCCTCTTCCTGGAGCAGCTCGGCGTGGTGGCGCACCCGGGCTTCGGCTTCCGGCTGTTGACCATGATCACCATGACCGCGGGCACGATCTTCGTCATGTGGCTGGGGGAGCAGATCACCGAGCGGGGGATCGGCAACGGCATCTCGCTCATCATCTTCATCGGCATCATCGCGCGCTTCCCCGCCGAGATCATCAACACCGTGCGCTCGGTGTTCGTGGCCCAGACCCTCAACATCTTCGTGGGCGCCTTCCTGCTGGCGATGATGGTGGCGGTGACCGCCCTCACCATCCTCATCACCCAGGGGCAGCGGCGCATCCCGGTGCAGTACGCCCGGCGCATCGTGGGCCGGAAGATGTTCGGCGGCCGGCAGACGCACTTGCCGCTCCGGATCAACACCGCCGGCGTCATCCCCATCGTCTTCGCCCAGTCGATCATCGTGCTCCCTGGTTCGATGGCGGAGTTCATGCGCAACAACCAGTTCGCCCAGGATCTGGCCTTCGTCCTGCGCCCGGGGCACTGGGTGTACCTCACCCTGTACGTGGTGACGATCCTGTTTTTCACCTACTTCTATACCGCCATCGTCTTCAACCCGATGGACATCGCCGAGAACATGCGCAAGAACGGCGGCTTCATCCCGGGGATCCGGGCGGGTAAGTCCACCGCCGAGTTCATCGACCGGGTGCTGAGCCGGATCACCTTGCCCGGCGCCGTCTTCCTGGCCTTCATTGCGGTGCTGCCGGACATGCTGATCCGTCGCGCCGGCGTGCCGTTCTATTTCGGCGGTACGGGCCTCCTGATCGTGGTGGGCGTGGCGTTGGACACGCTGCAGCAGATCGAGTCGCATCTGCTGATGCGGCATTACGACGGCTTCCTGAAGAAGGGGCGGCTGCGCGGCCGCAGCGGCTTCTAG
- the rplO gene encoding 50S ribosomal protein L15: MKLNEIRPNRGAVRDRKRVGRGTGSGWAGTAGKGHKGEQARAGRAKRKAFEGGQMPMVRRLPKFGFKNPFRVEYQVVNVRLLEQRFQDGDTVDAPTLLAHGLMQKPHRPIKVLGAGDLSKKLAVRVDAVSASARQKIEAAGGSVETVTAQ, translated from the coding sequence ATGAAGCTGAACGAGATTCGTCCGAACCGCGGCGCCGTCCGCGACCGCAAGCGCGTCGGCCGGGGCACCGGCTCCGGCTGGGCCGGCACCGCCGGCAAAGGGCACAAAGGCGAGCAAGCCCGCGCCGGGCGCGCCAAGCGCAAGGCCTTCGAGGGCGGCCAGATGCCGATGGTGCGGCGGTTGCCCAAGTTCGGGTTCAAGAATCCCTTCCGGGTGGAGTACCAGGTGGTCAACGTGCGACTCCTGGAGCAGCGCTTCCAGGACGGCGACACGGTGGATGCGCCGACGCTGCTGGCCCACGGGCTCATGCAGAAGCCGCACCGGCCCATCAAGGTGCTCGGTGCCGGAGATCTGAGCAAGAAACTGGCAGTGCGCGTGGACGCCGTCAGCGCCAGCGCGCGGCAGAAGATCGAAGCCGCCGGCGGCAGCGTCGAGACGGTGACCGCACAGTAA
- the rpmC gene encoding 50S ribosomal protein L29: MKTKEVQELRDIPAADLQLKHEELVTQYFRLRIKHSLGQLEDPMVLRRTRRDVARAKTLLAERGIAATIRRRHRTAAKAAKGSKDKKDEG; encoded by the coding sequence GTGAAGACCAAGGAAGTGCAGGAGCTGCGCGACATCCCGGCGGCGGACCTGCAGCTCAAGCACGAGGAGCTGGTGACGCAGTACTTCCGGCTGCGCATCAAGCACAGCCTGGGGCAGCTCGAGGATCCCATGGTTCTCCGCCGCACCCGGCGGGACGTCGCCCGTGCCAAGACGCTGCTCGCCGAGCGCGGCATCGCCGCCACGATCCGGCGCCGGCATCGCACCGCCGCCAAGGCGGCGAAGGGATCGAAGGACAAGAAGGACGAGGGATAG
- a CDS encoding 50S ribosomal protein L23, which produces MNAEQIILGPVVTERNMMLRDEQNKYAFHVHPRSTKPEIKKAVEELFNVSVVAVTTMNGMGKIKRMGRHVGRRSAWKKAIVRVAPGQKIDIYEAV; this is translated from the coding sequence ATGAACGCCGAGCAGATCATCCTCGGTCCGGTGGTGACCGAACGCAACATGATGCTGCGAGACGAGCAGAACAAGTACGCCTTCCACGTGCACCCGCGCTCGACGAAGCCGGAGATCAAGAAAGCGGTGGAAGAGCTCTTCAACGTCAGCGTCGTCGCGGTGACCACGATGAACGGCATGGGCAAGATCAAGCGCATGGGCCGGCACGTCGGGCGGCGCTCGGCTTGGAAGAAGGCCATCGTGCGGGTGGCCCCGGGGCAGAAGATCGACATCTACGAGGCCGTGTAA
- the rplF gene encoding 50S ribosomal protein L6, protein MSRIGRMVIAVPQGVQVAMEGTTFVSKGPKGQHRQPVHPEMAVEIAGSEVRVTRPTEQTRHRALHGLTRTLVANSVRGVSTGFIKKLEIRGVGYKAEVQGRKLMLSVGYSNPVEFPLPEGIDVKAEAPTLLAVSGVDKQQVGQVAAEIRGIRPPEPYKGKGIRYEGEHVRQKAGKTAGK, encoded by the coding sequence ATGTCGAGGATCGGACGCATGGTGATTGCGGTGCCCCAGGGCGTGCAGGTGGCGATGGAAGGCACCACTTTCGTCTCCAAGGGACCGAAGGGGCAGCATCGCCAGCCGGTGCATCCGGAGATGGCGGTGGAGATCGCCGGCAGCGAGGTCCGGGTGACGCGGCCCACCGAGCAGACGCGGCACCGGGCCCTGCACGGCCTGACCCGGACGCTCGTCGCCAACAGCGTGCGCGGCGTCTCCACCGGCTTCATCAAGAAGCTGGAGATCCGCGGCGTCGGCTACAAGGCCGAGGTGCAGGGGCGCAAGTTGATGCTGTCGGTGGGCTACTCGAACCCGGTGGAGTTCCCGCTCCCCGAGGGCATCGACGTCAAGGCGGAGGCGCCGACGCTGCTCGCGGTGAGCGGCGTGGACAAGCAGCAGGTGGGCCAGGTGGCGGCGGAGATCCGCGGCATCCGGCCTCCCGAGCCTTACAAGGGCAAGGGGATCCGGTACGAAGGCGAGCACGTGCGGCAGAAGGCCGGCAAGACGGCCGGAAAGTAG
- the rpmD gene encoding 50S ribosomal protein L30 gives MKVRVTQVRSRIGTKPAAKRTLDALGLRRNYRSVVLEDTPQLRGMVRQVAHLVRVEPAKDKP, from the coding sequence ATGAAGGTGCGCGTGACCCAGGTGCGCAGCCGCATCGGCACCAAGCCGGCGGCGAAGCGCACCCTCGATGCCCTCGGCTTGCGGCGCAACTACAGAAGCGTCGTGCTCGAGGACACTCCGCAGCTGCGCGGCATGGTGCGCCAGGTGGCGCATCTCGTGCGCGTCGAACCGGCGAAGGACAAGCCATGA
- the rplB gene encoding 50S ribosomal protein L2: protein MPLKKFRPVTPTLRFKTVSDFAEVTRRAPEKTLLEPLQSSGGRNNLGRITSRHRGGGHKRMYRRIDFKREKEGVPARVVSVEYDPNRSARIALLHYADGEKRYIIAPVGLEVGRTVMSGTAAEFEPGNSMPLAKIPVGTVVHAVELVAGKGAQLARSAGTSAQLMAKEGDYAQLRLPSGEMRKVRIECRATIGQVGNLEHENISIGKAGRSRWLGRRPQSRGVAMNPIDHPMGGGEGKTSGGRHPCSPWGWKTKGWRTRKKKTSDRLIIRRRYQK from the coding sequence ATGCCACTGAAGAAGTTCAGACCGGTGACTCCGACTCTACGGTTCAAGACCGTGTCGGACTTCGCCGAGGTCACGCGCAGGGCCCCGGAGAAAACGCTCCTCGAGCCGTTGCAGAGCAGCGGTGGCCGCAACAACCTGGGACGCATCACCTCGCGGCACCGCGGCGGCGGCCACAAGCGCATGTACCGGCGGATCGACTTCAAGCGCGAGAAGGAAGGCGTCCCGGCGCGGGTGGTGTCCGTCGAGTACGACCCGAACCGCAGCGCCCGCATCGCCCTGCTGCACTACGCCGACGGCGAGAAGCGCTACATCATCGCCCCCGTCGGTCTCGAGGTGGGGCGCACGGTGATGAGCGGCACGGCGGCGGAGTTCGAGCCGGGGAACAGCATGCCCCTCGCCAAGATCCCGGTCGGCACCGTGGTGCACGCGGTGGAGCTGGTGGCCGGTAAGGGCGCCCAGCTGGCGCGCAGCGCCGGCACTTCGGCGCAGCTCATGGCCAAGGAAGGCGACTACGCCCAGCTGCGCCTGCCGAGCGGCGAGATGCGCAAGGTGCGCATCGAGTGCCGCGCCACCATCGGCCAGGTGGGCAACCTGGAGCACGAGAACATCTCCATCGGCAAGGCCGGGCGCTCGCGCTGGCTGGGCCGGCGGCCGCAGTCCCGCGGTGTGGCCATGAACCCCATCGATCACCCCATGGGAGGCGGCGAGGGCAAGACCTCCGGCGGCCGCCATCCGTGCAGCCCGTGGGGCTGGAAGACCAAGGGGTGGCGGACGCGGAAGAAGAAGACCTCGGACCGGTTGATCATCCGGCGGCGCTACCAGAAGTAG
- the rplX gene encoding 50S ribosomal protein L24 has translation MHVAKDDTVVVLSGKYRGKMGRVLRVLPDKLKVIVEHVNMVKRHTKAVPAKGVKGGIVEKEGPIHASNVMVVDPTTGKPTRVGHKILADGKKVRISRRSGEMIGKER, from the coding sequence ATGCACGTGGCGAAGGACGACACGGTCGTCGTGCTCTCCGGCAAGTATCGCGGCAAGATGGGACGGGTGCTGCGGGTGCTGCCGGACAAGCTCAAGGTGATCGTGGAGCACGTCAACATGGTGAAGCGGCACACGAAGGCTGTCCCGGCCAAGGGCGTGAAGGGCGGCATCGTGGAGAAGGAGGGTCCCATCCACGCCAGCAACGTGATGGTGGTGGACCCAACCACGGGCAAGCCGACGCGGGTGGGACACAAAATCCTGGCCGACGGCAAGAAGGTGCGCATCTCCCGCCGCAGCGGCGAGATGATCGGCAAGGAGAGGTAG
- the rpsC gene encoding 30S ribosomal protein S3 yields MGQKTHPVGFRLGVIRTWGSRWFARKEYADWLLEDQKTRRYIRTRLRKAGIAAIEIERAPKKVSINIHAARPGMVIGRKGSEVDKLRDELRKLTGKDIYLNIIEVKKPEKNAQLVAEHIALQLEQRVSFRRAMKKTISSAMRMGVLGIKVVCSGRLGGAEMSRVEKYHEGRVPLHTLRADIDYATATARTTFGAIGVKVWVYNGEVFPRDFKRQLAGDRGDEVTADAGA; encoded by the coding sequence TTGGGGCAGAAGACTCATCCAGTCGGTTTTCGGCTCGGCGTGATCCGCACCTGGGGGTCCCGGTGGTTCGCCCGCAAGGAATACGCCGACTGGCTCCTGGAGGACCAGAAGACGCGCCGTTACATCCGCACCCGCTTGCGCAAGGCCGGCATCGCCGCCATAGAGATCGAGCGCGCCCCGAAGAAGGTGTCGATCAACATCCATGCGGCGCGCCCGGGCATGGTCATCGGCCGCAAGGGCAGCGAGGTGGACAAGCTGCGCGACGAGTTGCGCAAGCTGACGGGCAAGGACATCTATCTCAACATCATCGAGGTGAAGAAGCCGGAGAAGAACGCGCAGCTGGTGGCGGAGCACATCGCCCTGCAGCTGGAGCAACGCGTCTCCTTCCGCCGGGCGATGAAGAAGACCATCTCGTCGGCGATGCGCATGGGCGTGCTGGGCATCAAGGTGGTGTGCTCGGGCCGCCTGGGTGGCGCCGAGATGTCCCGGGTGGAGAAGTACCACGAGGGCCGGGTGCCGCTGCACACCCTGCGTGCGGACATCGACTACGCCACCGCCACGGCGCGCACCACCTTCGGCGCGATCGGCGTCAAGGTCTGGGTCTACAACGGCGAAGTCTTCCCGCGGGACTTCAAGCGCCAGCTGGCCGGAGACCGAGGAGACGAGGTGACGGCCGATGCTGGCGCCTAA